TCCAAGAGCCTGGGCAACGTGGTGGACCCGGGAGCCATCGCGGCCGAGTACGGGGTGGATGCGTTTCGCTACTTCCTGCTGCGGGAGGTGCCGTTCGGCCTGGACGGCGATTTCAGCCGAGAGGCCCTGGTCCACCGGATCAACTCGGACCTGGCCAACGACCTGGGCAACCTGGTGTCGCGGGTGCTGGCCATGGTGGGCAAGTACCGCGACGGCGTGGTGCCCCGCGTGCTCTCGTTCGGCACCGAAGGGGTGGACGAGGGGCTGCGCGACGCCCTGACGGCGTGCCTGGAGCAGGTGGACGCGGCCATGGACGACCTGGCGTTCCACAAGGCCCTGACCTCGGTGTGGGAGTTCGTGGGCGTGGTCAACAAGTACGTGGACACCACCGCGCCCTGGGCCCTGGCCAAGGCCCCGGAGAAGGCCCCGCGCCTGGACCAGGTGCTCTACAACGCCTGCGAGGCCCTGCGGGCCGTGGGCCTTCTGGTGTTCCCGTTCCTGCCCGGCACGGGGCGGGAGATCTGGCGTCGGCTGGGGCTGCCCCGGCCGGTGGACGAGGGCCGTTTGGAGGAGCTCCGCACCTGGGGCGGCCTTCCGGCCGGCGTGCGCACGGAGCGGGGGAAGAGCCTGTTCCCCCGGATCGAGGTCCGGTGATCGTCGACACCCACGCCCACCTCACCCTGGAGGGGCTGCGGGAGGACGTGGAAGGGGTCCTCTCCCGCGCCCGCCGGGCCGGGGTGGGCGCCGTGATCACGGTGGGCATCGACCCGGAGGACAGCCGCGAGGCCGTGGCCGTGGCCGAGGCCCGGTCCGGGGTGTGGGCCACGGTGGGGGTGCATCCCCACGAGGCGGCCCGGGTCACGGACGCCCATCTGGACGACCTGGCCGACCTGGCCCGGTCGTCGGATCGCGTGGTGGCCTGGGGGGAGATCGGGCTCGACTACTTCCGGGACCGCTCTCCGCGGGAGGCCCAGCAGCAGCGGTTCCGGGACCAGCTTCGGAGGGCCCGGGAGCTGGGCCTGCCCGTGGTGATCCACGACCGGGAGGCCCACGAGGACACCCTGCGGATCCTGAAGGACGAGGCCGGGGAGGGCCTGCGGGGGGTGTTCCACTGCTTCTCGGGCGACCTGGCCCTGGCCCGGGAGGTGCTGACCCTGGGGTTCTACCTGTCGGTGCCTGGCACGGTGACCTACCCCCGCAACGACCGGTTGCGCGAGGTGGTGGCCCACGTGCCCCTGGAGCGGGTGCTCCTGGAGACCGACTGCCCGTTCCTGGCGCCCCAGCCGAAGCGGGGCCGGACCAACGAGCCGGCGTACGTCGTGCACACCGCGGCCGAGGTGGCCCGGGTGCGCGGGCTCGAGGTGGAGGACGTGGCCCGCATCACCACCCGGGCGTGCCGGGATCTGTTCGGGATCGGGGAGGTCCGGGCCACCCCCATCGCTTATCCGATCCGTCGGAGCCTGTACCTGAACGTGACCGACCGGTGCACCAACCGGTGCGCCTTCTGCCCCAAACACCGGGCCCCGGTGGTGAAGGGCCACGACCTGGCCCTGGACCGCGAGCCCACGGCCGACGAGGTGCTGGCGGCGGTGGAGGCCCAGGGCGGCCCCGATGCGTGGGACGAGGTGGTGTTCTGCGGGTTCGGGGAGCCCCTGCTTCGGCTCGACCTGGTCAAGCAGGTGGCCCGGGAGCTGCGGGCCCGGGGCGCCCGGCGGATCCGGGTCAACACCGACGGGCTCGCCAGCGCGGTGCACCGCCGCGACGTGCCGGCCGAGCTCGCGGGCCTGGTGGACGCCGTGTCGGTCAGCCTGAACGCGCCCGATGCCGAGACGTACGAGCGGCTGTGTCGTCCGGGCATTCCGGACGCCTACCGGGCCGTGCTGGGGTTTCTGGTCCAGGCCCGGGAGCACATCCCCGAGGTCACGGCCTCGGTGGTGGCCGTGCCGGGGCTGGACGTGGAGGCGTGCCGCCGCCGGGCCGAGGAGCTGGGGGTGCGGTTCCGGGTTCGGCCGTACAACGAGGTGGGGTAGGGGAGACCCGACGCGGCGCCCGATGTGCCGGCCGCCCGCGGGGCGGCCTTTTTGTTAGCGCCGGATCCTACGGGGGATCCGGCGACAAAACGGGCCCGTTTTTTCCGGAGGGCGAGCCAAGGAGCCGCACGCGGCTCTCCAACAGATCCCATGCCCCCCGGACTGTGAGGTGCTGGCGCAGACCTAGGAGATAGAGGAGGCTTTCAGCCTCCCAGCTTTCTAGCTTTCCAGCGGGCCGAAGGCCCCAACGATTCGAGGAGGAAGTTCCGATGAGCCGGATGCCGATCACGAGGCAGGGATACTCGAGGCTTCGCGAGGAGCTGGAACGGTTGAAAAAGGTGGACCGGGTCGAGATCGTCAAGGAGATCCAGGCCGCCCGGGCCCACGGCGACATCTCGGAGAACGCCGAGTACCACGCCGCCCGGGAGAAGCAGGGGTGGATCGAGGCGAAGATCCGGGACCTGGAGACCAAGCTGGCCGAGTCGGACATCGTGGACCCGCCCCGCGGGCCCCAGGAGCGGGTGCGGTTCGGGGTGCGGGTGCGGCTCGAGGACCTGGACACCGGCGAGGAGAAGGTCTACGAGATCGTGGGCCCCCACGAGTCCGACGTGAACGAGGGCCGGATCTCCATCACCTCCCCCCTGGCCCGGGCGCTCCTGAACAAGGAGGTGGGCGACGACGTGGAGGTGGACGCCCCCCGGGGCGTCAAAGAGTACGAGATCCTGGAGATCGAG
This is a stretch of genomic DNA from Deferrisoma camini S3R1. It encodes these proteins:
- a CDS encoding TatD family hydrolase, whose translation is MIVDTHAHLTLEGLREDVEGVLSRARRAGVGAVITVGIDPEDSREAVAVAEARSGVWATVGVHPHEAARVTDAHLDDLADLARSSDRVVAWGEIGLDYFRDRSPREAQQQRFRDQLRRARELGLPVVIHDREAHEDTLRILKDEAGEGLRGVFHCFSGDLALAREVLTLGFYLSVPGTVTYPRNDRLREVVAHVPLERVLLETDCPFLAPQPKRGRTNEPAYVVHTAAEVARVRGLEVEDVARITTRACRDLFGIGEVRATPIAYPIRRSLYLNVTDRCTNRCAFCPKHRAPVVKGHDLALDREPTADEVLAAVEAQGGPDAWDEVVFCGFGEPLLRLDLVKQVARELRARGARRIRVNTDGLASAVHRRDVPAELAGLVDAVSVSLNAPDAETYERLCRPGIPDAYRAVLGFLVQAREHIPEVTASVVAVPGLDVEACRRRAEELGVRFRVRPYNEVG
- the greA gene encoding transcription elongation factor GreA codes for the protein MSRMPITRQGYSRLREELERLKKVDRVEIVKEIQAARAHGDISENAEYHAAREKQGWIEAKIRDLETKLAESDIVDPPRGPQERVRFGVRVRLEDLDTGEEKVYEIVGPHESDVNEGRISITSPLARALLNKEVGDDVEVDAPRGVKEYEILEIEGLGS